A region of the Nocardia nova SH22a genome:
AGTTATCGAACCGAGCGCGCCCCGCACGCCAAGGCGATGATCGACTTCTCGGTCTTCAACAAGTCCCTGGTTTCCGTCGACAACAAACTGTTGGCCGTTGCTCGTGACGTGGCGCTCACCGCCGCGGTCCGCACGCCCGGCGTGGGGAGCTGGCTTCGCGGCGCGAAGATGAAGCCGCGGCCGCGTTTTCGCCCCGGCGCCTACCTGGGCCTGCCGCGGGGCAGGTGGCGTGGTGTGGCGGGCACACTGTCGCCGCAACCGCAGATCCGCACCTACGACGGCCGGCACTGCCGCCTCGACGAGGCGCTGGGGATGGGATTCGCGGTCCTCGGAAACGGCGTCGATCCGCGATCGGCGCTGGGTGAGGCTCAGGTCGAGGCTTTGCGGGGTCTGGGAACCCGATTCGTCACCGTCTACCCGATCGGCGGCCGACCGCAGGGCGAGCCGGGTGACGGTCGCACGGCCGGAAATGACTGTGCCGACGTCGAAGACCACACCGGCGTGCTGACCAAATGGTTCGGGAAAGCCGGTGTGGACACCGGCGGTCTGGTGCTACTACGCCCCGATCGCTACGTCTTCGGCACCGCGACGGCGGGGGGCGGCGGCGCGCTGACTGCGGAACTGCTGCGGCAACTGGGCGCGCGCGCCGTGCCCACCTCGGCGCAGCGGTCCGCACCTGGTGATTCGCAGACGAAACAGACCGGCGTGCAGCAGGTTCCGGTGCCGCCGGTGCGAAACCTCATCGGCGCCGATGACGTCCGGCCGGCCTACGCCGTGCAGAGCATCGGAGGCCTTCGCCGCATATGGAATCGATACACGCACGCTGCTGATGTATGCGGAACGCGGCGGTGACGAGGGGGTCAGAGCTGCGGCAGCGGCGGGAGTTCACTGCTGGTGAGTTTCTGAGCCGTGCGCTTGTTCACGCCGAACATGCGCAGCATGTGAAAGGTCATCTCGTCGGCCAGGGCATCGGCGTCGGCGTCCGGGTGGGCATCGAGCAGTTGCAACAGCCCCAGCAGGGCGCCGCCCGCGGCCATGATCGCCATATCGGGGTCCATCGGCTCGAACCGGCCCTTCTCCTGCGCGGCGATGATGTCGTGGCGCGCACGCGGCGCCAGGCCCTCCTCGCGCAGCAGCACCGACATTCCGGAGTTCAGCAGCACCCGAACCATTTCCGGCACCTGACGCTGCAGCCGCCCGGTCATCCGGAAACTCACCGCGAACACCTCGGCTGGATCGTCGTACTGCGCGACGATCCCGTCACGCATCTCGCTGTAGACCTGGAGCACCGACCGGATGGCCTCGTCGAACAGTTGGTCCTTCGAGGTGAAGTGGTTGTAGAACGAGCCGAAACCCACATCCGCTTCGTCGGTGATCTCCTGGATGCTCACCGCGGAACGGCCCTCCGACAGGAACTTCCGCGCCGCGCCCAGCAGTGCGTTGCGGGTGCGTTCGCGACGGCGGTCGATGCGGTTGCGGACAACGGGTTCGGCGCTCATCGATATCTCCCCATCATATGCGTTATCGAAATCGTAACTGACAAGAACATCAGAGTCGATTCCGGGTGCCTTTTAGACACGCACTCGGACCGGAAAGTGAGAAGAAAATGGACGATTCCCGCGTCATCTCCGCGACGAGCCGCCGTCGCGCACTCGGTGCCGCCGTCGCGGGCACACTCGGTGTCGCCGCGGCGGCATCGGTCGCGTTGCCCGGCGCGCAGGCGGCTCCGGTTCGACGGCAGCAACCGGCGCCGTCGGGCACGTATCGCATCGACCTGCACGCCCACTTCCTGCCCCCGGACTACCGCTCTGCTTTGATCGAACACGGCCACCTCACCATCGGCGGCTATCCGACTCCGGAGTGGTCGCCGGAGCAGGCGCTGGCCTTCATGGACTATTACGGCATTGCGGCACAGGCGCTTTCGGTATCCGATCCGGGTGTCTCCTTCCTGAGCGGGAAGGAGGCCAACGATATGGCGCGCTACTGCAACACCTATGCCGCCGGGCTGTTCCGATCGAATCCGACGCGGTTCGGCGCCTTCGCGGTCCTGCCGATGCCCGACATTCCCGCTTCGATCGCCGAAGCCATCTATGCCCTCGACGAATTGCATCTCGACGGGGTGATCCTGCTGTCGGCCTACAACGGGGTCTATCTCGGCGATCCGCGTTTCGAACCGTTGATGGCCGTGTTGAATCAGCGCAACGCGTACGTTTTCGTGCATCCCGCGGCAATCCCCGACAACGCCAAACCGAAACTGCCGCTGCCGGATTTCCTGGAGGAGTTCACCTTCGACACCACCCGGGCCGCGACGATGATGATGGTCACCGGCGTGACCCAGCGCTATCCGAACATCCGCTTCCAGCTCGCTCACGCCGGTGGTACGGTGCCGTTCCTGTCACATCGGATCAGCGTGGCCTCGCAAACCGTGCTCGGGCAGTTGTGGCCACCGGACCTGCCGAAACCGTCGGTGCTGGACATGCAGCGCCAGATCTCGAACCTCTACGTCGACACCGCGCTGAGCGGGTCGGCCGCCGCGATGGCGAGTGCGACCGCGGTGATGAGCCGCGACCACATCGTCTTCGGATCCGACTGGCCCTTCAGCGCCCTGACCCTCCCGCAGTCGGGCAGCCACGACCCCGCCCCCGGATTGAGCGACGTCTTCGACGCCGACCAGCGCATGGAGGTCGAGCGCCACAACCCGCTGCGCCAGCTGCCCCGCCTGGCCCAAGCGGTCGAGGCGTAAGGCGAAGGATTCGTCGTGAGCAGACCGGCTCGCCGGTCTGGGCGTGACCGTCTCACCGCGAATCGTGGCGCAGCTCGCCACGCTGTAAGACCGAGGGGGAGGGGACGGTTATAGCCGTGCTGCCTCGCACAGATAGGGACGCAAGGATGTGAAGGCACAGCCGGGACTGTCCTCGTTGGCTCATAACCCAGAGGTCGCAGGTTCAAATCCTGTCCCCGCTAGCTGATAACCAGCGGTTTCGTTGAAATCCGGCGGTACGCATGGGATTGCGATCGCCGGGGCGGGGCCCAGCGATCGCAATCCGTACGGTCGGCGGTCATCGCGGCACAGGTTCGGCGTGGAGGCGTCCGGCTCGGTAGGACTACCGCACCGGTGGTCTGGACAGACGCCGCATCCACGTGGGTTTGTGTTCGACTGCGATATCTACGACGACATCACCCTACGCATCGTCGAGAACGCACTCGACCCGTCGACCGCGAGGACACTGCACTGCCATCCGGTGACTCCGCTGAAACTGAACTGAGCCACAGCAGCGCCTTCGCGGCGGGGAGGAGTCCCGCCGCGTCGGCGAATTCATCCGCCGGGGGTGAGGCCCCGTGCGCTCATCACCGGTTGAGTGGCGACGAGGACCGCGGAACTGCCGGTTCGGCTCTTCGCAGTTCGACGTAGTCACCCAGATCCAACAGGTACGCCGCTGGTCATCGACCGGACTCGGAAACGGAGCCGACATGTGCGTTCACCCGAAACCCGCGACCGCCCGCACAGCAGAGATCAACCGCGACGCTGCGGCTGCCTACGACCTGGCCAACACCCGGGACTTCACCGACGCGAAGCGTGGTTTGATCGCCGAGTTGCCGGGCAGCGTCACTTCCAGCGACGGATCGGTGGTGTTCGACCCGCACGATTTCGACTGGATCGAGGAAGGCGCGGATACACCGGATTCGGTGAACCCGAGCCTGTGGCGACAATCCCAGATCATCAAACTGGGCGGCCTCTATCAAGTCGGT
Encoded here:
- a CDS encoding TetR/AcrR family transcriptional regulator, whose product is MSAEPVVRNRIDRRRERTRNALLGAARKFLSEGRSAVSIQEITDEADVGFGSFYNHFTSKDQLFDEAIRSVLQVYSEMRDGIVAQYDDPAEVFAVSFRMTGRLQRQVPEMVRVLLNSGMSVLLREEGLAPRARHDIIAAQEKGRFEPMDPDMAIMAAGGALLGLLQLLDAHPDADADALADEMTFHMLRMFGVNKRTAQKLTSSELPPLPQL
- a CDS encoding amidohydrolase family protein encodes the protein MDDSRVISATSRRRALGAAVAGTLGVAAAASVALPGAQAAPVRRQQPAPSGTYRIDLHAHFLPPDYRSALIEHGHLTIGGYPTPEWSPEQALAFMDYYGIAAQALSVSDPGVSFLSGKEANDMARYCNTYAAGLFRSNPTRFGAFAVLPMPDIPASIAEAIYALDELHLDGVILLSAYNGVYLGDPRFEPLMAVLNQRNAYVFVHPAAIPDNAKPKLPLPDFLEEFTFDTTRAATMMMVTGVTQRYPNIRFQLAHAGGTVPFLSHRISVASQTVLGQLWPPDLPKPSVLDMQRQISNLYVDTALSGSAAAMASATAVMSRDHIVFGSDWPFSALTLPQSGSHDPAPGLSDVFDADQRMEVERHNPLRQLPRLAQAVEA